Proteins co-encoded in one Armatimonadota bacterium genomic window:
- the hisG gene encoding ATP phosphoribosyltransferase, giving the protein MSERLTIALPTGRLWSGAVALLAQVGVALDASGRDRRLLVEVADDVRVLAAKPTDLLAYVEHGAADVGISGRDMLLEQSRDVYELLDLGFGACRAVVALPEERADALWQPGRVLRIATKYPRLAARFFDELGRPVEVVVLHGSVELAPLVGLADGILDLVMTGRTLRENRLREVAEVARSTARLVVNRASLLRPRVAEFVARVERQVRTMEGPVRA; this is encoded by the coding sequence GTGAGCGAACGGCTGACGATCGCCCTGCCCACCGGCCGGCTGTGGTCCGGTGCCGTGGCGCTGCTGGCACAGGTCGGCGTGGCTCTCGATGCGTCCGGCCGCGATCGGCGGTTGCTCGTGGAGGTCGCCGACGACGTGCGGGTGCTGGCGGCCAAGCCGACCGACCTGTTGGCCTACGTCGAGCACGGGGCTGCCGACGTCGGCATCAGCGGCCGCGACATGCTGCTGGAGCAGAGCCGCGACGTCTACGAGCTGCTCGACCTGGGGTTTGGCGCGTGCCGGGCGGTCGTGGCGCTGCCCGAGGAGCGCGCCGACGCCCTGTGGCAGCCCGGCCGCGTGCTGCGCATCGCCACGAAGTACCCACGCCTGGCGGCGCGGTTCTTCGACGAGCTCGGGCGGCCGGTGGAGGTGGTGGTCCTGCACGGTTCGGTGGAGCTGGCGCCCCTGGTGGGGCTGGCCGACGGTATCCTGGACCTGGTGATGACCGGGCGGACCCTGCGCGAGAACCGGCTGCGGGAGGTCGCGGAGGTGGCGCGGTCGACGGCGCGTCTGGTGGTCAACCGCGCCAGCCTGCTGCGCCCGCGCGTGGCCGAGTTCGTGGCGCGGGTGGAACGGCAGGTGCGCACGATGGAGGGCCCCGTCCGTGCGTGA